Proteins from a genomic interval of Arachis hypogaea cultivar Tifrunner chromosome 10, arahy.Tifrunner.gnm2.J5K5, whole genome shotgun sequence:
- the LOC112715744 gene encoding uncharacterized protein isoform X1, whose product MSRLCSQRVLQGLLRRHIGINHHRLTTTTTTHHFSNSIAANGNGIFSNSCIFSLLRSPSKLYSSSSTTTRLPYTIPKGLGGHGIGAVRFRSTKLPKPGGGFGKKLFDKPAAAVSSAFSRYSEAVGLQIEAFFKRNSLFLYGAAGVLVCALLWKMMYGIASAFIGFSEGMAKYGFLALSSAIVAFAGLYIRSRFTINPDKVYRMAMTRLNTSAATLEVMGAPLSGSDIRAYVMSGGGITLKKFKPSMRSKRCFLFFPIRGSERKGLVSVEVKKKKGQYDMKLLAVDVPMASGPDQRLYLIGDEEEYRVGGGLVAELRDPVVKAMAATKEFDYLDEVEEKEDAERSRLEAERKEREEIEKLENSGNR is encoded by the exons ATGTCAAGGCTTTGTTCTCAACGGGTCTTGCAAGGTCTCCTTCGGAGGCACATCGGCATTAACCACCACCGcttaaccaccaccaccacaacgcATCATTTCTCAAATTCAATTGCCGCGAATGGCAATGGAATATTCTCCAACAGTTGCATCTTTTCCCTCCTCCGATCGCCATCGAAATTATATTCATCCTCCTCAACCACGACGCGCCTTCCATACACAATCCCTAAAGGCTTGGGTGGCCACGGCATTGGTGCTGTCCGATTCAGGTCCACGAAGCTGCCGAAACCTGGCGGCGGTTTCGGGAAGAAATTGTTCGATAAACCGGCAGCCGCCGTGAGCTCTGCGTTTTCGCGGTACAGCGAGGCAGTGGGTCTGCAAATTGAAGCGTTTTTTAAGCGGAACTCTCTGTTTCTGTATGGCGCTGCGGGAGTTCTGGTTTGCGCTTTGCTGTGGAAGATGATGTATGGGATTGCCAGCGCCTTCATTGGATTCTCAGAAGGGATGGCAAAGTACGGCTTTCTTGCTCTTTCATCTGCCATTGTTGCTTTCGCT GGGTTGTATATCCGTTCAAgattcacaatcaaccctgataaagTTTATAGAATGGCCATGACAAGGCTCAACACGTCTGCTGCGACTCTTGAAGTTATGGGTGCCCCACTTTCAGGATCTGATATAAGAGCCTATGTGATGTCAGGGGGTGGGATTACATTGAAGAAGTTCAAGCCAAGTATGAGGAGCAAGCGCTGTTTTCTCTTTTTCCCCATAAGAGGTTCTGAGAGAAAGGGTCTGGTCAGTGTTGAAGTCAAGAAAAAGAAGGGCCAG TATGATATGAAGCTGTTGGCAGTTGATGTTCCGATGGCTTCTGGCCCAGACCAGCGGTTGTATCTGATTGGGGATGAAGAAGAATACAGGGTTGGTGGAGGGCTGGTAGCTGAGCTACGAGATCCTGTAGTGAAAGCAATGGCCGCAACGAAGGAGTTTGATTACCTTGATGAAGTTGAGGAAAAAGAGGACGCTGAAAGATCACGCCTGGAGGCCGAAAGAAAGGAGCGCGAAGAAATCGAGAAGCTTGAAAATAGTGGCAACCGGTAG
- the LOC112715744 gene encoding uncharacterized protein isoform X2 produces MSRLCSQRVLQGLLRRHIGINHHRLTTTTTTHHFSNSIAANGNGIFSNSCIFSLLRSPSKLYSSSSTTTRLPYTIPKGLGGHGIGAVRFRSTKLPKPGGGFGKKLFDKPAAAVSSAFSRYSEAVGLQIEAFFKRNSLFLYGAAGVLVCALLWKMMYGIASAFIGFSEGMAKYGFLALSSAIVAFAGLYIRSRFTINPDKVYRMAMTRLNTSAATLEVMGAPLSGSDIRAYVMSGGGITLKKFKPSMRSKRCFLFFPIRGSERKGLVSVEVKKKKGQLNKYLRTIFLSMKRSLCADSLHLKLG; encoded by the exons ATGTCAAGGCTTTGTTCTCAACGGGTCTTGCAAGGTCTCCTTCGGAGGCACATCGGCATTAACCACCACCGcttaaccaccaccaccacaacgcATCATTTCTCAAATTCAATTGCCGCGAATGGCAATGGAATATTCTCCAACAGTTGCATCTTTTCCCTCCTCCGATCGCCATCGAAATTATATTCATCCTCCTCAACCACGACGCGCCTTCCATACACAATCCCTAAAGGCTTGGGTGGCCACGGCATTGGTGCTGTCCGATTCAGGTCCACGAAGCTGCCGAAACCTGGCGGCGGTTTCGGGAAGAAATTGTTCGATAAACCGGCAGCCGCCGTGAGCTCTGCGTTTTCGCGGTACAGCGAGGCAGTGGGTCTGCAAATTGAAGCGTTTTTTAAGCGGAACTCTCTGTTTCTGTATGGCGCTGCGGGAGTTCTGGTTTGCGCTTTGCTGTGGAAGATGATGTATGGGATTGCCAGCGCCTTCATTGGATTCTCAGAAGGGATGGCAAAGTACGGCTTTCTTGCTCTTTCATCTGCCATTGTTGCTTTCGCT GGGTTGTATATCCGTTCAAgattcacaatcaaccctgataaagTTTATAGAATGGCCATGACAAGGCTCAACACGTCTGCTGCGACTCTTGAAGTTATGGGTGCCCCACTTTCAGGATCTGATATAAGAGCCTATGTGATGTCAGGGGGTGGGATTACATTGAAGAAGTTCAAGCCAAGTATGAGGAGCAAGCGCTGTTTTCTCTTTTTCCCCATAAGAGGTTCTGAGAGAAAGGGTCTGGTCAGTGTTGAAGTCAAGAAAAAGAAGGGCCAG CTTAATAAATACTTACGGACTATCTTCCTGAGCATGAAAAGATCTCTGTGTGCTGATTCTTTACACTTGAAATTAGGATGA